One window of Salegentibacter sp. Hel_I_6 genomic DNA carries:
- a CDS encoding efflux RND transporter permease subunit, translating to MKTSLSPFSIITIFISLAIVGGSLIPLLSIQLKPSSAVETIEVSFSWPDASAKIIEQEVTSKLEGLFNRMQEVKDISSTSQKGSGSISINFKKNTDMDAVRFELATLIRQAYVKLPHGISYPHLSMGLESEGQSSILSYSINANGSPYFIKKYVDENLVPKLSLMDGISEVNVYGAAPYEWVITYDAHKLFELGISASEVSQAINIHFSRNELGRAKVTTNEKKFSQEISVSLEYHDPQKLDFEGIVIGTSGERVIYLRDIAKVRFQEGPVNAYYRINGKNTINMVIFPEKGVNSIRLSRELKEYVKELEQTMPPSYQLKLTYDPISKLSEDLQKIKWRSFFSLVILLIFTIVFYRNAKYIGIFFLSIFINLLVAVILYYLFEIDLQLYSFAGITISFGIIIDNTIIMMDHLRKNGDKRAFLAILAATLTTIGAVMVIFFLEESQRANLWDFALVIAINLGISLLVALYLVPALMQKFQLEGRNNRFSRKRKRRLLWVSKKYAQFLENIRQPFIKWTMLLIVILGFGLPLHLAPDKIEGKGVVAKIYNHTLGEEWFRAELRPGLEKYLGGSLRLFIENVFENSYYAEPERTSLRVSGRMPEGHTIEQLNDVIRKMERYIGSFEEVELFETRINSYRNSSINIYFKEEDETGSFPYALKSLLESKAISLGGLDWSVTGVGRGFSNALGNSFKSDRIHLEGYNYDNLYNYAELLGEQLLDQSNGRVKEIEIRSGGRNTDVFQEYYLEFDPEKMTLSNIGASQMYNALRNQLHYSLLQPVINNNDLQDVKLVSNRYENMKVWDLNNEPLIIGEDQYKIGKLATITRKKTGNTISKKNQQYQLTVEFDFIGPRPLAQKFKEERIEELSQILPIGYKVTLPSYEYWNKKDKKQYYYLFVIVGIIFFICSILLESLIQPLAIISMIPISFIGVFLTFYMFDFNFDQGGYASFILLSGISVNAALYIVNDFNILKKKYPKKQYILLYLKAYNHKIIPILITIMATIGGLIPFVWSGQEEVFWFSFAAGSIGGLLFSLIGICLYLPLLVYRK from the coding sequence ATGAAAACTAGCCTGTCTCCTTTCAGTATAATTACCATCTTTATTTCCCTGGCAATTGTGGGAGGAAGTCTCATTCCCTTGTTAAGTATCCAGTTAAAGCCTTCATCGGCTGTAGAAACGATAGAGGTTTCTTTTTCCTGGCCAGATGCATCGGCTAAAATAATCGAACAAGAAGTTACTTCGAAGCTGGAAGGGCTTTTTAATAGAATGCAAGAGGTAAAAGACATTAGCTCTACCTCCCAAAAAGGTAGCGGCAGTATCAGTATAAATTTCAAAAAAAATACTGATATGGATGCGGTTCGTTTTGAACTAGCCACCCTTATCCGTCAGGCCTACGTAAAACTTCCCCATGGGATAAGCTATCCTCATTTATCGATGGGCCTGGAATCCGAAGGCCAATCTTCCATTCTCTCCTATAGTATCAATGCTAACGGAAGTCCCTATTTTATCAAAAAGTATGTGGATGAAAATTTAGTGCCGAAACTCTCCCTTATGGATGGGATAAGTGAGGTAAATGTCTATGGAGCCGCACCTTATGAATGGGTGATTACCTATGATGCTCATAAGCTTTTTGAACTGGGTATTTCTGCATCAGAAGTCTCCCAGGCCATAAATATACACTTTAGTCGTAATGAACTTGGTAGAGCCAAGGTAACGACAAATGAAAAAAAGTTTTCTCAGGAAATCTCTGTAAGTTTGGAATACCATGACCCACAAAAGCTGGATTTTGAGGGAATTGTGATTGGAACCTCTGGTGAACGGGTAATTTATCTTCGAGATATAGCAAAAGTACGTTTTCAGGAGGGACCGGTTAATGCATATTATCGTATCAACGGAAAAAACACAATCAATATGGTTATATTTCCGGAAAAAGGGGTGAATTCTATTCGCCTTAGCCGGGAATTAAAAGAATATGTAAAGGAGCTTGAGCAGACCATGCCCCCCAGCTATCAGTTGAAACTCACCTATGACCCCATTTCTAAACTTTCAGAAGACTTACAGAAAATTAAATGGCGGAGCTTTTTTTCTCTGGTTATCTTATTAATTTTTACAATTGTTTTTTACCGAAACGCGAAATACATCGGTATTTTTTTCCTAAGTATTTTTATCAATCTTTTGGTAGCAGTGATTCTTTATTATCTGTTTGAGATCGATCTGCAGTTGTATTCTTTTGCTGGTATAACTATATCTTTCGGGATCATCATAGACAATACCATTATTATGATGGATCACTTGCGCAAAAATGGCGATAAGAGAGCCTTTCTCGCTATACTGGCAGCAACACTCACTACTATTGGTGCGGTAATGGTTATCTTCTTTCTAGAGGAATCGCAGCGTGCCAACTTATGGGATTTTGCGCTGGTTATCGCTATTAATTTAGGAATTTCTCTTCTAGTCGCCCTTTATTTGGTTCCCGCCCTAATGCAAAAATTCCAATTGGAAGGTCGAAATAATAGATTTTCAAGGAAACGCAAAAGACGTCTCTTATGGGTGTCCAAAAAATATGCTCAATTTTTAGAAAATATCAGGCAACCGTTTATCAAATGGACTATGTTGTTAATAGTAATATTAGGATTTGGGCTTCCCTTGCATCTGGCCCCGGACAAAATAGAAGGAAAAGGGGTGGTGGCCAAAATCTATAACCATACTCTGGGAGAGGAATGGTTCCGTGCTGAACTTCGGCCAGGATTGGAGAAATACCTTGGCGGAAGCTTGCGATTGTTTATCGAAAACGTCTTCGAGAACTCTTATTATGCCGAACCAGAGCGCACCAGTCTTCGAGTCTCCGGAAGGATGCCGGAAGGACATACTATAGAGCAGCTCAATGATGTTATTAGGAAAATGGAAAGGTATATTGGTTCTTTTGAAGAAGTGGAGCTTTTTGAGACTCGGATAAACAGTTATCGTAACTCCAGTATAAATATTTATTTTAAGGAGGAAGACGAAACAGGTAGCTTCCCTTACGCTCTAAAAAGTTTACTGGAATCGAAGGCGATTAGCTTAGGGGGGCTTGATTGGAGTGTAACCGGGGTAGGACGCGGTTTCTCAAATGCTTTGGGAAATAGCTTTAAAAGCGATCGTATACATTTAGAAGGCTATAATTATGATAATCTTTACAATTACGCAGAATTGCTAGGGGAACAACTCCTGGACCAATCTAATGGCCGCGTAAAAGAGATTGAAATTAGAAGTGGCGGCCGGAATACAGATGTATTCCAGGAATATTATCTTGAATTCGACCCCGAAAAAATGACCTTGTCCAATATAGGGGCTTCCCAAATGTACAATGCTTTAAGAAATCAATTACATTATAGCCTTTTACAACCAGTAATTAATAATAATGACCTCCAGGATGTAAAACTGGTTTCCAATAGATATGAAAATATGAAGGTTTGGGACCTAAATAATGAACCATTAATAATTGGAGAGGATCAGTACAAGATTGGGAAATTGGCTACTATAACCCGAAAAAAAACTGGGAACACTATAAGCAAAAAAAATCAGCAGTACCAACTGACCGTAGAGTTTGATTTTATAGGGCCAAGACCATTGGCTCAAAAGTTTAAAGAGGAACGTATAGAAGAACTTTCCCAAATATTGCCTATTGGTTATAAAGTAACTCTGCCTTCCTATGAGTATTGGAACAAAAAAGACAAAAAACAGTATTATTACCTCTTTGTGATTGTGGGTATTATTTTTTTTATCTGTTCAATTTTACTGGAGTCCCTGATACAACCTCTGGCTATTATAAGTATGATACCTATTTCTTTTATCGGAGTTTTTCTCACTTTTTACATGTTTGATTTCAATTTTGATCAAGGGGGATATGCATCTTTTATCTTGTTAAGTGGAATCAGTGTGAATGCAGCATTATATATTGTCAATGATTTCAACATACTCAAAAAGAAATACCCAAAAAAACAATACATCCTTTTGTACTTGAAAGCCTATAACCATAAAATCATTCCAATCTTAATAACTATTATGGCTACTATTGGGGGCTTGATCCCATTTGTGTGGAGCGGTCAGGAAGAGGTTTTTTGGTTCTCATTTGCGGCTGGGTCCATTGGAGGGTTATTGTTTTCGTTAATAGGAATATGCCTGTACTTGCCACTACTGGTCTATAGGAAGTAA
- the lepB gene encoding signal peptidase I → MGGVINKIKAYWKSLLLTLLVLFPLLFGLYWLSALIILGMGSYWLIQTAISAIKFTRLQQILEVLVGILYFFIVITSIKVFLLDIYRIPSSSMEKTIFPGDVILVNKLAYGPIMPRKLGEIRWLNLFLLINEDFKEIIDEPWWSYHRLKGAQEIEQGDILVYELRPSFFVVKRCVGVAGDDFQVIDGVVYTNEKIYDDPKTVKNIYDFQVTERSVLYDSLNSLGLEFAVSPGGNFPNSLRGDFTILEKEKVQTIPGVNELNLAIDTLHPERKLFAEPPLNSWTLDNLGPFRIPKKGTTFSLKPETFALYAKAISLYEEVKLVEKSGKYYIDGKQVKEYTFTKDYYFMMGDHRKGSIDSRYVGFIPKENIIGKVPLILFSTTEDESQWNRLLKPIAYIR, encoded by the coding sequence ATGGGAGGTGTAATCAATAAAATAAAAGCTTACTGGAAATCCCTGCTCTTAACATTACTGGTGCTTTTTCCACTACTTTTTGGGTTGTACTGGCTGTCAGCACTTATAATTTTGGGAATGGGTAGTTACTGGCTTATCCAAACGGCTATTTCAGCAATAAAGTTTACCCGCCTGCAACAAATTTTGGAAGTTTTGGTGGGAATTCTGTATTTTTTTATTGTGATTACTTCCATAAAGGTTTTTCTGTTGGACATCTATAGAATACCCAGCAGTTCAATGGAGAAAACAATATTTCCTGGGGATGTCATTTTGGTAAACAAACTGGCTTATGGTCCCATAATGCCTCGTAAACTCGGTGAAATTCGCTGGTTAAACCTATTCTTACTTATCAATGAGGACTTTAAAGAAATAATTGATGAACCGTGGTGGTCTTACCACAGGCTCAAAGGTGCACAAGAAATAGAGCAGGGTGATATTCTGGTCTATGAGCTTAGGCCATCATTTTTTGTTGTAAAACGCTGTGTGGGCGTAGCAGGTGATGATTTTCAGGTAATTGATGGAGTTGTTTATACCAATGAGAAAATTTATGATGACCCCAAGACGGTTAAAAATATTTATGACTTCCAGGTAACGGAAAGAAGTGTTTTGTATGATAGCTTGAATTCTCTGGGCCTTGAGTTTGCAGTATCCCCAGGTGGAAATTTTCCAAACTCATTGAGGGGAGATTTTACAATTTTGGAAAAAGAGAAGGTTCAAACTATACCCGGGGTGAATGAACTGAATTTAGCTATAGACACCTTGCATCCGGAAAGGAAACTTTTTGCAGAGCCTCCTTTAAATTCCTGGACACTCGATAACCTGGGACCTTTTAGAATTCCCAAAAAAGGGACTACCTTCTCATTAAAACCAGAAACCTTTGCACTCTATGCTAAGGCAATAAGCTTATATGAGGAGGTCAAACTAGTAGAGAAGTCCGGCAAATATTATATTGACGGAAAGCAGGTAAAAGAATATACTTTTACTAAAGACTACTACTTTATGATGGGAGACCACCGTAAGGGTTCTATTGATTCCCGATATGTAGGTTTTATTCCTAAAGAAAATATAATAGGAAAAGTTCCGCTAATCCTATTTTCTACTACTGAGGATGAAAGTCAATGGAACAGGCTTCTAAAACCTATAGCATATATAAGATGA
- a CDS encoding class I SAM-dependent methyltransferase: MGKEKNIGIHETAFVTSAFRSFDENLSQDNFAKLWQNSKTEQWIEEYLDQVSSEETYTHCLRNRYFLDTIKKLVTSGEVEVLINFGSGFSMYPFLLDENTIHIEIDKPEIVDYKMDKVNHWQRNYVLPKRNIHFIGVDFSTNYKEGLLSKINAIKGKKSSFILIEGVLFFLSRAETNSLFNFFDMIQKSGDYVGSASFQDTLKNTAAFENLLNFFNQNVSKTSKNDYQTIQDGYYKSMVNYTLMDHQDYYSLSAQYRNKINQDRKLILNENFYLLKKIT, translated from the coding sequence ATGGGAAAAGAAAAAAATATAGGCATACACGAAACAGCTTTTGTTACATCAGCTTTTAGATCTTTCGATGAAAACTTAAGTCAGGATAACTTTGCTAAATTATGGCAAAATAGTAAGACAGAACAATGGATTGAGGAGTACCTGGATCAGGTTTCTTCTGAAGAAACCTATACCCATTGTTTAAGAAATAGATATTTTCTAGATACTATCAAAAAACTTGTAACCTCTGGAGAAGTGGAAGTTCTGATAAACTTTGGTAGTGGATTTAGTATGTATCCATTTCTGCTTGATGAAAATACAATTCATATAGAAATTGACAAACCAGAGATTGTTGACTACAAAATGGATAAAGTTAATCATTGGCAACGTAATTATGTTCTTCCAAAAAGAAATATTCATTTTATTGGTGTTGATTTTAGTACAAATTATAAGGAAGGCTTACTTTCAAAAATAAATGCTATAAAGGGAAAAAAGTCCAGTTTTATTTTGATAGAAGGCGTGTTATTTTTTTTGAGTAGAGCCGAAACAAATAGTTTGTTTAACTTTTTTGATATGATACAAAAAAGTGGTGATTATGTAGGAAGTGCTTCCTTCCAAGATACTTTAAAGAATACCGCAGCCTTTGAAAATTTATTGAATTTTTTTAATCAGAATGTATCCAAAACAAGTAAAAATGATTATCAAACGATCCAAGATGGATATTATAAATCAATGGTCAATTATACATTAATGGATCATCAAGATTATTATAGTCTTTCAGCGCAGTATAGGAATAAAATTAATCAGGATAGGAAACTGATTTTAAATGAGAATTTCTATTTACTTAAAAAAATAACATAA
- the mobC gene encoding conjugal transfer protein MobC, whose translation MQGEDDLRGLAKIMAFLRAVSIIIVLMNFYWFCYGFFAERGWTLELIGKILINFNRTAGLFSHTLYTKIFALLLLALSCVGTKGVKDEKITWGKIYLALGIGFVMFFLNFSLLKLSLNTATFLYILTTGLGYISLMVAGAWMSRLLRNNLMDDVFNNENESFQQETKLMENEYSVNLPTRFYYKNKWNNGWINVVNPFRASIVLGTPGSGKSYTIINNYIKQHIEKGFSMYIYDFKFDDLSTIAYNHLLEHSDKYKVQPKFYVINFDDPQRSHRCNPLNPDFMTDISDAYEAAYTIMLNLNRSWIQKQGDFFVESPIILLAAIIWFLKIYENGKYCTFPHAIELLNKKYTDVFTILTSYPELENYLSPFMDAWQGGAQDQLQGQIASAKIPLSRMISPQLYWVMTGDDFSLDINNPKAPKILCVGNNPDRQNIYSAALGLYNSRIVKLINKKGQLKSSVIIDELPTIYFRGLDNLIATARSNKIAVCLGFQDYSQLTRDYGDKESKVIQNTVGNIFSGQVVGETAKNLSERFGKVLQKRQSMTINRNDKSTSISTQLDSLIPASKISTLTQGIFVGAVSDNFNERIEQKIFHAEIVVDNEKVTAENKAYQKIPQILSFTDENGSDNMKQEIENSYRHVKLDILNIVESEIERIKNDLNLQHLVRQE comes from the coding sequence ATGCAGGGAGAGGATGATTTAAGGGGGCTTGCCAAAATAATGGCTTTTCTACGGGCGGTAAGCATTATTATTGTGCTGATGAACTTTTATTGGTTCTGTTACGGCTTCTTTGCCGAACGTGGATGGACATTGGAACTTATAGGTAAGATACTCATCAATTTCAACCGGACTGCCGGACTGTTTTCCCATACACTTTATACCAAAATTTTTGCGCTGTTATTATTGGCTTTAAGCTGTGTGGGCACAAAAGGAGTTAAAGACGAAAAAATTACTTGGGGCAAGATATATTTGGCTTTGGGTATTGGCTTTGTCATGTTCTTTCTGAACTTTTCACTGTTAAAGTTATCCCTAAACACAGCCACATTTCTTTATATTTTAACGACAGGTTTGGGTTACATCTCTTTAATGGTTGCAGGGGCTTGGATGAGCCGACTGCTCCGCAACAACCTTATGGACGATGTTTTTAACAATGAAAACGAGAGTTTTCAACAAGAAACCAAATTAATGGAAAATGAATATTCGGTTAACCTGCCCACCAGGTTTTATTACAAGAACAAATGGAACAACGGTTGGATCAATGTGGTCAATCCATTTAGGGCCTCAATAGTGCTCGGAACCCCCGGATCGGGTAAATCTTATACCATTATCAACAATTATATCAAACAGCACATTGAAAAAGGGTTCTCGATGTATATATACGATTTTAAGTTTGACGACCTTTCCACCATCGCCTATAATCATCTACTGGAACACAGTGATAAGTATAAGGTACAACCTAAGTTTTACGTGATCAATTTTGACGACCCACAAAGGAGCCACCGTTGTAATCCCCTCAATCCCGATTTTATGACGGACATCTCTGATGCCTATGAAGCGGCCTATACCATTATGCTGAATCTAAACCGGAGCTGGATACAAAAGCAGGGCGATTTCTTTGTGGAAAGCCCGATAATTTTGTTAGCTGCCATTATTTGGTTCTTGAAAATCTATGAGAACGGTAAATACTGCACCTTTCCACACGCTATTGAATTACTGAACAAAAAATACACGGATGTTTTTACCATTCTTACCTCGTACCCCGAACTGGAAAATTACCTATCGCCTTTTATGGATGCCTGGCAGGGTGGGGCACAGGACCAACTGCAGGGACAGATTGCTTCTGCTAAAATCCCTTTGTCAAGGATGATCAGCCCACAGCTTTATTGGGTAATGACAGGGGATGATTTTTCCTTGGACATCAACAATCCAAAAGCGCCAAAAATACTTTGTGTGGGGAACAATCCCGACCGTCAAAATATTTATTCCGCCGCATTGGGTTTGTACAATTCACGAATTGTAAAACTCATTAATAAAAAAGGGCAATTAAAGAGTTCCGTTATCATAGATGAGCTACCCACAATTTATTTTCGTGGACTGGATAACCTTATTGCAACGGCACGTAGCAATAAAATAGCAGTTTGTTTGGGCTTCCAGGATTATTCGCAATTGACCCGTGATTATGGCGACAAGGAAAGCAAGGTAATTCAGAATACAGTAGGTAATATTTTCAGCGGACAGGTTGTTGGGGAAACTGCAAAGAACTTGTCAGAGCGTTTCGGAAAAGTGTTGCAAAAACGCCAGAGTATGACCATCAATCGGAACGACAAATCCACTTCCATTTCGACCCAATTGGACAGCCTTATTCCGGCCTCCAAGATTTCAACACTTACACAGGGAATATTTGTAGGAGCCGTATCTGACAACTTCAATGAACGTATCGAACAAAAGATTTTTCACGCTGAAATTGTCGTCGATAATGAAAAGGTTACTGCCGAAAACAAAGCCTATCAAAAGATACCGCAAATCTTATCCTTTACAGATGAAAACGGATCGGACAATATGAAACAAGAAATTGAAAACAGTTATCGTCACGTAAAACTGGATATTTTGAACATTGTGGAAAGCGAAATAGAGCGTATCAAAAATGATCTGAACTTGCAACATTTGGTGCGACAGGAGTAA
- a CDS encoding alpha/beta fold hydrolase produces MKIIVKKYFPCCTILSLVLIISACTEKEEIDLKIKNIPEEINSHFVFSQINNKLYYSSNKENLFNIYELGLTHKLEKSIKLQTNLEQDVFVRSVSQDGNYLSFVSDDNGNQIYDIFIYKLKDHKAFNITKSPTIDDGNPVFSPKHNIVAFLSSGRLRLFDVEQRKFLYKSERIFKSFSWSENGDLVFLEDSDSDIWMMEVGKFSYNKIWSSPSKSYVPKMFDNKNEILSFISDHSGISSIYKLNILSKETLDSITFDSDIYSPSLKSNKIVEFRMNTKGSILDYSLNSKGELRKQIPQKNGVSYQFYSNDSLRINLFAGIDLPKHFLINGESYPEKSKEELEQEDSCSEIQPFITDEGVYHYLFLPKHKKIKGWVVWLHGGPHEQISPRYNVLMNYINKAGWGIIALNYLGSTGMGNSFEMRNIEDSKLKLDLQIDDISKNINSVKEKLKIEDEKFVILGVSYGAKLAHSYLKEYPNSVSKIIDFSGLPLFNTASDFNFSDKDFLFISGIKDFALNDLKINMIDNYQRESYVELLILKNEGHYIRRRNSLTKSINKIIKFLEN; encoded by the coding sequence ATGAAAATTATAGTGAAAAAATATTTTCCTTGTTGTACTATTCTATCGCTTGTCTTAATTATTTCTGCATGTACCGAAAAGGAGGAAATAGATCTAAAAATAAAAAACATTCCCGAGGAAATTAACAGTCATTTTGTTTTTTCTCAAATCAATAATAAGTTATATTATTCTTCAAATAAGGAAAATTTATTCAATATATATGAGTTAGGATTGACCCACAAGTTAGAAAAATCGATAAAGCTTCAAACTAATTTAGAGCAAGATGTTTTTGTAAGGTCTGTATCCCAAGATGGAAATTATCTTTCATTTGTTTCAGACGACAATGGGAATCAAATTTATGATATTTTTATATATAAATTGAAGGATCATAAAGCGTTTAATATCACCAAAAGCCCGACCATTGACGATGGAAATCCGGTTTTCTCCCCTAAACATAATATTGTAGCGTTCTTATCCTCTGGGAGACTCAGACTTTTTGATGTGGAACAAAGGAAATTTTTGTATAAATCCGAAAGAATTTTTAAAAGCTTTAGCTGGAGTGAAAATGGAGATTTAGTTTTCTTGGAAGATAGTGACTCGGATATATGGATGATGGAGGTCGGTAAATTTAGTTATAATAAAATATGGTCTTCTCCTTCAAAATCTTATGTGCCCAAAATGTTCGATAATAAAAACGAAATACTGTCATTTATTTCTGACCATTCAGGGATTAGCTCTATTTATAAATTGAATATTTTGTCAAAAGAAACACTGGATTCCATAACTTTTGATAGTGATATCTACTCACCCAGTTTAAAATCCAATAAAATTGTGGAATTTAGGATGAATACCAAAGGTTCGATATTAGATTACAGTCTTAATTCAAAAGGAGAGCTCAGAAAACAAATACCGCAAAAGAATGGTGTATCCTACCAGTTTTATTCGAATGATAGTTTACGAATAAATCTTTTTGCTGGGATCGATTTGCCTAAACATTTTTTAATTAATGGGGAAAGCTATCCAGAAAAATCAAAAGAAGAATTGGAACAGGAAGATAGTTGTAGTGAAATCCAGCCTTTTATAACCGATGAAGGTGTTTATCACTATTTATTCTTGCCCAAACATAAAAAAATAAAAGGGTGGGTAGTTTGGCTGCATGGTGGTCCTCACGAACAAATTTCGCCTAGATATAATGTTTTGATGAATTATATCAATAAAGCTGGATGGGGAATTATAGCCCTTAATTATCTAGGTTCAACCGGTATGGGGAATAGTTTTGAAATGAGAAATATAGAAGACTCAAAATTAAAATTAGATTTACAAATTGACGATATAAGCAAGAATATTAATAGCGTTAAAGAAAAATTAAAGATTGAGGATGAAAAATTTGTGATTTTAGGTGTAAGTTATGGGGCAAAACTAGCTCATTCTTATCTTAAAGAATATCCAAATTCTGTAAGCAAAATCATTGACTTCTCTGGATTACCACTTTTTAATACAGCTTCTGATTTTAATTTTTCTGATAAGGATTTTTTGTTCATTTCAGGTATTAAGGATTTTGCTTTGAATGATTTGAAAATAAATATGATAGATAATTATCAACGAGAATCATATGTTGAATTATTAATCTTAAAGAATGAGGGGCATTATATAAGACGGAGAAATAGTTTAACTAAATCTATAAATAAGATAATAAAGTTTTTAGAAAATTAA
- a CDS encoding TolC family protein, whose protein sequence is MLHKKILLYLVFFMLCGISINAQEVDGWSLPDLLKSGRERSLQAFRAKRQYALEYWRYRSFKSSLLPSLDLELEPFSYNRSFVERYDDDLNIDVYRQQQNLNSFARLSVNQNILLTGASVYLSSSFGRLVNYGENRLQSYNITPVRLGIVQPIMAFNALKWQKKTAMLELEKAKKEYIVNQQEINMHTVSLFFQWALASTKVDIAQENKKAAARLYKIGKKRYDLGSIEKDELLNLELENFTSATTLTRYEQDLETIVSDLKLFLNLKNLPEHSPPLPEMIPNLKIGLEEAQHLAKQNNPDLLDIQIQEIHADRDLDEAIKNNRFNLSVNASFGLNQQAEHFENAYGHFLDQQIVAIQFRMPIVDWGERKGNIKMAKMTRELADIQVEQDRNDVSRNLRLAVANFNLQEEQVLAALRARNIAQESYQITEKRFLSGQVDVLRLTSARSARQTATEQYIQSLQLYWEYYYQVQQITLYNFIKGTPLSEDFDQLLKID, encoded by the coding sequence ATGCTTCATAAAAAAATTCTTTTATACCTTGTTTTCTTTATGCTCTGTGGGATATCCATAAACGCACAGGAGGTGGATGGCTGGAGTCTGCCTGACTTACTGAAAAGTGGGAGGGAGCGTTCGCTTCAGGCGTTCCGAGCCAAACGGCAATATGCTCTGGAGTATTGGCGTTACCGCTCATTTAAATCCAGCCTATTGCCCAGCCTTGACTTGGAATTAGAGCCTTTTTCATATAATCGCTCATTTGTGGAACGCTACGATGACGATTTAAATATAGATGTATATAGACAACAACAAAATTTAAACTCCTTTGCCCGGTTATCAGTCAATCAAAATATCCTGTTGACTGGGGCTTCTGTATATTTAAGTTCCAGTTTCGGTCGTTTGGTAAATTACGGAGAAAACCGCCTGCAAAGTTATAATATAACCCCTGTAAGGCTTGGAATTGTGCAGCCTATTATGGCATTTAATGCTTTGAAATGGCAAAAAAAAACAGCTATGCTTGAACTAGAAAAAGCGAAAAAGGAATATATCGTCAATCAGCAAGAAATTAATATGCATACTGTTTCTTTATTTTTTCAATGGGCTTTGGCCAGCACAAAGGTAGATATCGCCCAGGAAAATAAAAAGGCTGCAGCCCGTCTATATAAAATTGGAAAAAAAAGGTATGATTTAGGTTCAATTGAAAAGGACGAATTGCTGAACCTGGAACTTGAGAATTTTACTTCTGCTACAACTTTAACCCGTTATGAGCAAGATCTTGAAACGATTGTTTCAGATTTAAAATTATTTTTGAACCTAAAAAATCTTCCTGAACATTCTCCTCCGCTTCCTGAAATGATTCCGAATCTTAAAATAGGTTTGGAAGAGGCCCAGCACTTGGCTAAGCAAAATAACCCTGATTTATTAGATATTCAAATCCAAGAAATCCACGCGGATCGGGATCTGGACGAGGCTATAAAAAATAACCGATTTAATTTGTCTGTAAACGCAAGTTTTGGACTTAACCAACAAGCTGAGCACTTTGAGAATGCATATGGTCATTTTTTGGACCAGCAGATTGTTGCTATTCAGTTCCGTATGCCAATAGTTGACTGGGGCGAGCGCAAGGGGAATATCAAAATGGCAAAGATGACACGGGAGCTGGCTGATATCCAAGTAGAACAGGATAGAAATGACGTTTCGCGAAATCTTCGCCTGGCAGTTGCCAATTTCAACTTGCAAGAGGAACAGGTTCTGGCTGCGCTAAGGGCTCGTAATATAGCTCAAGAATCATATCAGATCACGGAAAAACGTTTTCTTTCCGGTCAAGTAGATGTTTTACGACTTACCAGTGCCAGATCTGCCAGGCAAACAGCAACAGAGCAGTATATTCAAAGCTTGCAACTATATTGGGAATATTATTACCAAGTGCAACAAATTACCTTGTATAACTTTATTAAGGGAACCCCCTTGAGCGAAGATTTTGATCAACTGTTAAAAATCGATTAG